One genomic segment of Mycolicibacterium gilvum includes these proteins:
- a CDS encoding NERD domain-containing protein: protein MAITPDETPRLANNAERKVYQLLLDQLGDGDLVIPGKRVTDHLKDHEIDFCVALEGAGVLCLEVKGGEVWHDGKGWRQLRGGREVSIEPVRQAREACYALRDFVEKDPRWSQHRLRWDHVVVLPNTELPQDFALPECPRWKVVDRTDLADLAARLRRILLDQELDRPLLSAAGIGQLIRVLDGRGLPQRSVVARALENEDAADVLTEQQSVILDAIKLLHRVEIRGGAGSGKTFLAMEQARRLARAGRRVALVCYSHGLASYLERITATWNRRHRPAYVGEFHDLGKQWGAPAGPDESVRNDETVRFWEHDLPSQMTRLATQLDPGHRFDAIVVDEAQDFADAWWDPLLAALKDDETGGLYVFSDEGQRVFDRFGAPPVPLVPLLLDHNLRNTRQIADAFQPLVDHPMRALGADGPAVKYVPCSREDAMDTGDDEVELLLDQGWRPEDVALLTTGSRHPEQRERQAAGSAAYWDSFWDAEQVFYGHVLGFKGLERRVVVLVVNEESAFERSRERLYVGLSRARDQLVVCGDPEFLRTVGGPDLARRLDIPQ from the coding sequence ATGGCCATCACGCCCGACGAGACGCCGCGCTTGGCCAACAACGCCGAGCGCAAGGTCTACCAACTGCTGCTCGACCAGCTCGGCGACGGCGACCTCGTCATCCCCGGCAAGCGCGTCACCGACCACCTCAAGGACCACGAGATCGACTTCTGCGTCGCCCTCGAGGGCGCCGGCGTGCTGTGCCTGGAGGTTAAGGGCGGTGAGGTGTGGCACGACGGGAAGGGCTGGCGACAGCTGCGCGGCGGCCGCGAGGTCAGCATCGAGCCCGTCCGTCAGGCGCGGGAAGCGTGCTACGCGCTGCGCGACTTCGTCGAGAAAGACCCCCGCTGGAGTCAGCACCGACTTCGGTGGGACCACGTCGTCGTGCTGCCCAACACCGAACTGCCGCAGGACTTCGCGCTGCCCGAATGCCCGCGCTGGAAGGTCGTCGACCGCACCGATCTGGCGGACCTCGCCGCCAGACTGCGCCGCATCCTGCTGGACCAGGAACTCGACCGGCCGCTGCTGAGCGCCGCCGGAATCGGCCAACTCATCCGGGTGCTGGACGGGCGCGGGCTGCCGCAACGCAGCGTGGTGGCCCGCGCGCTGGAAAACGAGGACGCCGCAGACGTTCTCACCGAACAGCAGTCGGTGATCCTCGACGCCATCAAGCTGCTCCACCGCGTCGAGATCCGCGGCGGCGCGGGCAGCGGCAAAACCTTCCTCGCGATGGAGCAGGCCCGTCGGCTCGCCCGCGCCGGGCGGCGCGTCGCGCTGGTCTGCTACTCACACGGACTGGCGTCCTACCTGGAACGCATCACCGCCACCTGGAACCGGCGCCACCGCCCCGCCTACGTCGGTGAGTTCCACGACCTGGGCAAGCAGTGGGGTGCCCCCGCGGGGCCCGACGAATCGGTCCGCAACGACGAGACAGTCAGGTTCTGGGAGCACGACCTGCCGTCGCAGATGACCAGGCTCGCAACGCAACTCGACCCCGGCCACCGCTTCGACGCGATCGTCGTCGACGAAGCGCAGGACTTCGCCGACGCGTGGTGGGATCCGCTGCTCGCCGCGCTGAAGGACGACGAGACCGGCGGACTGTACGTGTTCAGCGACGAAGGGCAGCGGGTGTTCGACCGCTTCGGCGCACCCCCGGTGCCGCTGGTGCCGTTACTCCTGGACCACAACCTGCGCAACACCCGCCAGATTGCCGACGCGTTCCAGCCTCTCGTCGATCACCCGATGCGTGCGCTCGGCGCGGACGGCCCCGCCGTCAAGTACGTCCCCTGCTCGCGGGAGGACGCCATGGACACCGGCGACGACGAGGTCGAACTGCTGCTCGACCAGGGTTGGCGGCCCGAGGACGTCGCGCTGCTGACCACCGGGAGCCGCCACCCTGAACAGCGGGAACGCCAGGCCGCCGGCAGCGCCGCGTACTGGGACAGCTTCTGGGACGCCGAGCAGGTGTTCTACGGTCACGTGCTCGGCTTCAAGGGACTCGAACGACGGGTCGTCGTGCTGGTGGTCAACGAGGAGTCCGCGTTCGAGCGGTCCCGGGAGCGTCTCTACGTCGGGCTGTCCCGAGCCCGCGACCAGCTCGTGGTCTGCGGCGACCCGGAATTCCTCCGCACCGTCGGCGGGCCGGATCTCGCGCGGCGGCTCGACATCCCGCAATGA
- a CDS encoding organic hydroperoxide resistance protein has translation MKALYTAEALATGEGRDGHGRTSDGKVDVELSIPKEMGGSGTGTNPEQLFAVGYAACFHSALRVVARQQKADVSDSAVGAKVELGSLDDGGFGLAVELEVTLPNVDHETAQKLTEAAHQVCPYSNATRGNIEVTLTVTDD, from the coding sequence ATGAAGGCTCTCTACACCGCTGAAGCGCTGGCCACCGGCGAAGGACGCGACGGCCACGGCCGCACCTCCGACGGCAAGGTCGACGTCGAACTGAGCATCCCGAAGGAGATGGGCGGCTCCGGGACCGGCACCAACCCCGAGCAGCTCTTCGCCGTCGGCTACGCCGCGTGCTTCCACTCCGCGCTGCGGGTCGTCGCGCGCCAGCAGAAGGCCGACGTGTCCGACTCGGCCGTCGGCGCCAAGGTGGAACTCGGCTCGCTCGACGACGGCGGTTTCGGCCTGGCGGTCGAGCTCGAAGTCACGCTGCCCAACGTCGATCACGAGACCGCGCAGAAGCTCACCGAGGCCGCGCATCAGGTGTGCCCGTACTCGAACGCGACGCGCGGCAACATCGAGGTCACGCTGACAGTTACTGACGATTGA
- a CDS encoding NUDIX hydrolase, with protein MNAREYRDSSRKRLTDYPRPSVAVDSAVLTLDEQGGLVVLQVRRENRRGWGLPGTFLHPGERLSDAVKRSLRVKANVEGLDPRQLYVFDDPDRDDRGWVLSVAHVDVVRPERLADRFADSTRLMPVGSPGRLSFDHADIVARALSYLRDRYARSPDPDHLLDDEFTFRELRLAHEAVAGEPLQRDWFRRAMEPQLVATGVMTSRGRGRPAELFRRP; from the coding sequence ATGAACGCGCGCGAGTACCGAGACAGCAGCCGCAAGAGGCTCACCGACTACCCCCGGCCATCGGTGGCGGTCGACTCGGCCGTGCTCACCCTCGACGAGCAGGGCGGCCTGGTCGTGCTTCAGGTGCGACGCGAGAACCGGCGCGGCTGGGGACTTCCCGGCACGTTCCTGCACCCGGGGGAGCGGCTGTCCGATGCGGTCAAGCGCTCGCTGCGGGTCAAGGCCAACGTCGAGGGTCTCGACCCCCGGCAGTTGTATGTGTTCGACGACCCCGACCGCGACGACCGCGGGTGGGTGCTGTCGGTGGCTCATGTCGACGTCGTCCGGCCGGAGCGCCTCGCCGACCGGTTCGCGGACTCGACGCGGCTGATGCCCGTCGGCAGCCCCGGACGGCTGAGCTTCGACCACGCCGACATCGTCGCGCGCGCGCTCAGCTACCTGCGCGACCGGTACGCGCGCAGCCCCGACCCCGACCATCTCCTCGACGACGAGTTCACCTTCCGGGAATTGCGCCTCGCGCACGAAGCCGTCGCCGGCGAGCCGTTGCAGCGCGACTGGTTCCGCCGCGCGATGGAACCGCAACTCGTCGCCACCGGGGTGATGACCAGCCGCGGGCGGGGCCGCCCCGCAGAACTCTTCCGCCGGCCCTAG
- a CDS encoding PE-PPE domain-containing protein, which yields MGSARHVGRIGALALALGIGIGLGSAAGTANADDSAVSNSRRAAASADAAGGPSRGPATNSPDRDEPATAPAARTRAQAKPSSLRVSEARARKSDKLDDISDDAAEEWTPDADADVPVTSAANSPEPPARSTSLWTVLTAAWRQPGRSGTDATAGSQVTDPRKPTVDDPDTPATAPPEEPDSSPLPVHSPTAPDVPSETRTVVTIGGLGSTPEEAGDYLQGYPKSPGNTWIPLVYPAAARQSSITQGAANLDRLLRSTTGFVDVIGMSQGAQVVGEWLSSFALHADAPAPDRIRFTLLGNPSRRLGSNTDLMGWDFRRIALTPEDTAYTVRDIAKRWDGWANWENWPNVTRESAAELVRLFLGMFTDHRGYDDVDVNSLVVRAVVGNTTYYVAP from the coding sequence ATGGGTTCTGCACGACATGTCGGACGGATCGGCGCGCTGGCACTTGCGCTGGGCATCGGTATCGGGCTGGGGAGTGCGGCGGGGACGGCGAATGCCGACGACTCCGCCGTCAGCAACTCGCGACGGGCCGCCGCGTCGGCGGACGCCGCCGGCGGCCCGTCCCGGGGACCCGCCACGAACAGCCCGGATCGCGACGAACCTGCCACGGCGCCGGCGGCGCGCACCAGGGCGCAGGCCAAGCCGTCCTCGTTGCGCGTCTCCGAGGCGCGCGCCCGCAAGTCCGACAAGCTCGACGACATCTCCGACGACGCAGCGGAGGAGTGGACGCCCGATGCCGATGCCGATGTCCCGGTGACGTCCGCCGCGAACAGTCCCGAACCACCTGCCCGGTCGACCTCCCTGTGGACGGTCCTGACGGCCGCGTGGCGCCAGCCCGGCCGATCCGGCACGGATGCGACGGCCGGAAGCCAGGTGACCGACCCTCGTAAGCCCACTGTCGACGATCCCGACACGCCGGCGACCGCCCCTCCCGAGGAGCCGGACAGCAGCCCGCTTCCGGTGCACAGTCCGACAGCCCCCGACGTCCCGTCCGAGACGCGGACCGTCGTCACGATCGGAGGGTTGGGATCCACGCCCGAGGAGGCGGGCGACTATCTGCAGGGCTACCCGAAATCCCCGGGGAACACCTGGATTCCGCTGGTCTACCCGGCGGCCGCGCGGCAGAGCTCGATCACGCAGGGCGCCGCCAACCTCGACCGGCTGCTGCGGTCGACCACGGGATTCGTCGACGTGATCGGGATGTCGCAGGGTGCCCAGGTCGTCGGGGAGTGGCTGTCGAGCTTCGCGCTGCACGCCGATGCTCCCGCGCCGGATCGGATCCGGTTCACGCTGCTGGGCAACCCTTCTCGCCGGCTCGGCTCCAACACGGACCTGATGGGGTGGGATTTCCGCCGCATTGCGTTGACCCCGGAGGACACCGCATACACCGTCCGCGACATCGCCAAGCGCTGGGACGGCTGGGCGAACTGGGAGAACTGGCCCAACGTCACCCGCGAAAGCGCCGCCGAACTGGTCCGGCTCTTCCTCGGGATGTTCACCGACCACCGGGGGTACGACGACGTCGACGTCAACTCCCTCGTGGTGCGTGCGGTCGTCGGGAACACGACGTATTACGTTGCGCCCTAG
- a CDS encoding EAL domain-containing protein produces MHVDEVTGHLMEDQPGIPADLVRTLLGVLRQRLGLDTAWLSSFQDDTQTIEVLDGDAASFGLSPGLRTPLSESYCVRVIDGRLPSVVPDTSQNQTTHALAATDEMGLGAYVGVPVPGHAGATSGMVCLVSQEPKPYLGDDDLRLVKQAAELIGTLIESPVRQADSVDRRSAIRRVVSELDFEVVFQAIHDVTSGRVVGVEALARFPCEPFRPDAFFAEAAQLGIGIQLETAIVRRVLSLLPQLPDDVFVSINISPAAALVAPWSELLADVEPSRIVLEITEHDAVPNYGALDDVLEGCRAQGVRVAVDDVGAGFASFSHVLELAPEFVKIDHSIIRHIDVDDARRRLAQAIAEFAGQFGAMVIAEGVESQRELDAVRAAGIGCAQGFFLSRPKAHGHGFPAATATADPSEPLPAAVDLLGERRFELALAHSPIGMAVVGLDGSFLRTNRALRAMLGYSRRAMSELTFQDITHPDDLDLDLALVNECLEGRRRSYRIDKRYIAADGSIVWCALTAVIVHAPRDQPRCFVSQIVDVTADRLREAELVRRASTDPLTSIANRSAAWTRLEQLDQSGEGYGVLFCDIERFKSVNDRHGHHAGDQLLVEVAQRLHDTLDPFDLAARWGGDEFLVITRCVEEPALACLADRIIDRMDGTPITLPGGAEESVAMTIGFAAHRPGDGRSVDDVLDLADHQMCEQRRRRPRVRRRLGVSRPR; encoded by the coding sequence ATGCACGTCGATGAGGTGACGGGACACCTCATGGAGGACCAGCCCGGCATACCTGCCGACCTGGTGCGCACGTTGCTGGGTGTGCTCAGGCAACGTCTCGGCCTCGATACCGCCTGGTTGTCGTCGTTCCAGGATGACACGCAGACCATCGAGGTCCTCGACGGAGACGCCGCCTCGTTCGGGCTGTCCCCGGGACTGCGGACACCGCTGTCGGAGTCCTACTGCGTGCGTGTCATCGACGGCCGCCTGCCCTCGGTCGTGCCCGATACGTCGCAGAACCAGACCACCCACGCGCTGGCCGCCACCGACGAGATGGGACTGGGCGCCTACGTCGGCGTGCCGGTGCCGGGCCACGCCGGGGCCACCTCGGGAATGGTCTGTCTGGTCAGCCAGGAACCCAAGCCCTATCTGGGAGACGACGACCTGCGCCTGGTCAAGCAGGCGGCCGAGCTCATCGGCACGCTCATCGAGTCGCCGGTCCGCCAGGCCGATTCGGTCGACCGTCGCAGCGCAATCCGGCGGGTGGTCTCGGAGCTCGACTTCGAGGTGGTCTTCCAGGCCATCCACGACGTCACCAGCGGCAGGGTCGTCGGAGTCGAGGCGCTCGCACGGTTCCCCTGCGAACCGTTTCGACCCGACGCGTTCTTCGCCGAGGCCGCGCAGCTGGGGATCGGCATCCAGCTCGAGACGGCCATCGTGCGCCGAGTGCTGTCGCTGTTGCCGCAACTGCCCGACGACGTGTTCGTCTCCATCAACATCTCACCCGCTGCGGCACTGGTGGCGCCGTGGAGCGAGCTGCTCGCCGACGTCGAACCGTCCCGGATCGTCCTGGAGATCACCGAGCACGACGCCGTGCCGAACTACGGTGCGCTCGACGACGTGCTCGAGGGGTGCCGTGCGCAGGGCGTGCGGGTGGCCGTCGACGACGTCGGCGCGGGCTTCGCGTCGTTCTCCCACGTCCTGGAGCTGGCCCCGGAGTTCGTCAAGATCGACCACTCGATCATCCGCCACATCGACGTCGACGACGCTCGACGGCGCCTGGCCCAGGCGATCGCCGAGTTCGCCGGTCAGTTCGGTGCGATGGTGATCGCCGAAGGTGTGGAGAGCCAGCGTGAACTCGACGCGGTGCGGGCCGCGGGCATCGGCTGTGCGCAGGGCTTCTTCCTGAGCCGGCCGAAGGCCCACGGGCACGGTTTCCCCGCCGCCACCGCGACCGCCGATCCGAGCGAGCCCCTACCGGCGGCCGTCGACCTGCTGGGGGAGCGGCGGTTCGAGCTCGCGCTGGCGCATTCGCCCATCGGCATGGCCGTCGTCGGCCTGGACGGCTCGTTCCTGCGCACCAACCGCGCGCTGCGCGCGATGCTCGGCTACAGCCGACGAGCCATGTCGGAGCTGACCTTTCAGGACATCACCCACCCCGACGACCTCGACCTCGACCTCGCCCTGGTCAACGAGTGCCTAGAGGGGCGCCGCCGTTCCTACCGCATCGACAAGCGCTACATCGCCGCCGACGGCAGCATCGTGTGGTGCGCGCTCACCGCGGTCATCGTGCATGCGCCCCGGGACCAGCCGCGCTGCTTCGTCTCTCAGATCGTCGACGTCACCGCCGACCGTCTGCGTGAGGCCGAACTGGTGCGCCGCGCCAGCACCGACCCCCTGACCTCGATCGCCAACCGGTCCGCGGCCTGGACCCGGCTGGAGCAACTCGACCAGAGCGGCGAAGGGTACGGCGTCCTGTTCTGCGACATCGAGAGGTTCAAGTCGGTCAACGACCGGCACGGTCACCACGCCGGAGATCAGCTCCTCGTCGAGGTGGCGCAACGGCTCCACGACACCCTGGACCCCTTCGACCTCGCCGCCCGCTGGGGAGGCGACGAGTTCCTGGTGATCACGCGCTGCGTCGAGGAACCGGCGCTGGCCTGCCTGGCCGACCGGATCATCGACCGGATGGACGGAACCCCGATCACCCTGCCCGGTGGCGCCGAGGAATCGGTCGCGATGACGATCGGCTTCGCCGCGCACCGGCCTGGCGACGGCCGATCCGTCGACGACGTCCTCGACCTCGCCGACCACCAGATGTGCGAGCAGCGACGACGCCGCCCACGGGTCCGCCGGCGGCTGGGTGTCTCGCGTCCCCGCTGA
- a CDS encoding ribonuclease HI gives MAPKPVAGTRPLDIVTARSRPMLSVALAVRPRSRSVFAYSANSAQQCWSGTVDAESADTATLDVIRRIHAAADAERIRFVVQLPARSTLWALRDEVALLMPGVWIERPRFSDEALVRGALSGLREVMAAAPVCVATDGSVRGKITGYGWLASTGEYGLQGFRHSTKLIGPQVVLVAELRAIGAAVQRLRGRDITVLSDSRPAIGMVKRWMDGEDVLPEGYLAYRESGKTPGLVRARQMIFEDRARITPLWVKGHRGEPLNEGADALARLASRYALGDSALDATEYHRRASDLAVTFSREFTRARSA, from the coding sequence ATGGCACCGAAACCTGTAGCCGGCACACGACCGCTCGACATCGTCACGGCACGCTCGCGTCCGATGCTGTCGGTGGCGCTCGCCGTCCGACCCCGCTCGAGGTCGGTGTTCGCGTACTCGGCGAATTCGGCTCAGCAGTGCTGGTCCGGCACCGTCGATGCCGAGTCGGCCGATACCGCGACCCTCGACGTGATCCGCCGGATCCATGCGGCGGCAGACGCCGAGCGCATCCGGTTCGTGGTGCAGCTGCCGGCGCGCAGCACGCTGTGGGCGCTGCGCGACGAGGTGGCGCTGCTGATGCCCGGGGTGTGGATCGAGCGGCCGAGGTTCTCCGATGAGGCGCTGGTGCGCGGCGCCCTGTCGGGTCTGCGGGAGGTGATGGCGGCCGCTCCGGTGTGCGTGGCCACCGACGGTTCGGTGCGGGGAAAGATCACCGGCTACGGGTGGCTCGCGTCCACGGGTGAGTACGGACTGCAGGGATTTCGGCATTCGACGAAGCTCATCGGCCCGCAGGTGGTGCTGGTCGCCGAGCTGCGGGCCATCGGCGCCGCGGTGCAGCGGCTGCGCGGCCGCGACATCACGGTGCTCAGCGACAGCAGGCCGGCCATCGGGATGGTGAAGCGCTGGATGGACGGCGAGGACGTGCTTCCTGAGGGATACCTGGCCTACCGCGAGAGCGGCAAGACCCCCGGGCTGGTGCGGGCCCGGCAGATGATCTTCGAGGACCGCGCCCGGATCACCCCGCTGTGGGTCAAAGGTCACCGGGGTGAGCCGCTCAACGAGGGCGCCGATGCGCTGGCCCGGCTGGCCTCACGATATGCGTTGGGCGACAGCGCACTTGATGCTACCGAATACCACCGTCGGGCATCCGACCTCGCGGTGACGTTCTCGCGCGAGTTCACGCGCGCACGCAGCGCCTGA